From Sediminibacterium sp. TEGAF015, a single genomic window includes:
- a CDS encoding DEAD/DEAH box helicase, whose product MSFNLLSEPIRKFIRSKGWDQLRPIQSAAISKILASDENFILASRTASGKTEAAFLPILSKVNFYESGVQVLYISPLIALINDQFYRIEELCKNLDVQVTKWHGEANKTLKEKLIKAPNGIVLITPESLEAMFVNKPYNIKQLFSNLKYVVVDEIHSFIGSDRGTQLKSILSRLQDINTNNFSIIGLSATIGDYNEAKNFTGNEHKTKVLLDSTPKEINAKFRFFKNENEELPIELLKDLYLETKDNKVLIFPNSRGRAEEVAVKLRKISDRVKGHPNYFSHHSSVDKEVREYVEYFAKNNNRQNFCISCTSTLELGIDIGTVDEVVQIDATHSIASLIQRVGRSGRKDGEKSNLYLYATNKWTLLQAISCWLLYKENYIEPPQKNDRPYDILVHQALSITKGKSGIKLAELINQLKRNFSFVNIDQNEIKEILEYLIDIDFLERIQTEVIIGIEGEKIVNNREFYSVFKTEESFKVVNSGNTIGEIPFTTQIIEDENIFLSARIWKIKYIDQKAKKIEVIPTKDGKIPKFLGIGVIIHQKIREKMFEVLYSTTEYDFLDNSSYEELEIMRKEFSVFNINNFTNERPLLSSEKEIILYTFTGTKINRTIQLLLNIVGIKNNLDEKTSTFEIEIPKQDLFQKWEDLLESLPKIDTHISNLLQQSPSILDFSKWGNYLPDNYKVKLLKDKYFDIAETLSYLEELKLVENK is encoded by the coding sequence ATGTCATTCAACTTACTTTCAGAACCCATAAGAAAATTCATTCGCAGCAAAGGTTGGGATCAATTGAGACCAATTCAATCAGCAGCGATTTCTAAAATTTTGGCATCTGATGAAAATTTTATTTTAGCATCAAGGACTGCATCAGGAAAAACTGAAGCTGCTTTTTTACCAATTTTATCAAAAGTCAATTTTTATGAATCAGGAGTACAAGTACTATACATATCACCACTTATAGCTTTAATAAATGACCAATTTTATCGAATTGAGGAACTATGTAAAAACCTTGATGTACAAGTTACAAAGTGGCATGGCGAAGCAAACAAGACTTTAAAAGAAAAACTAATTAAAGCCCCTAATGGAATTGTTTTAATTACTCCTGAATCTTTAGAAGCCATGTTTGTAAATAAGCCTTATAATATCAAGCAATTATTTTCAAATTTAAAGTATGTTGTTGTCGATGAAATACATTCATTCATTGGCTCTGATCGGGGCACTCAATTAAAATCAATTCTATCAAGATTACAGGATATTAATACAAATAATTTTAGTATCATAGGATTATCAGCCACCATTGGCGATTATAATGAAGCTAAAAATTTCACTGGTAATGAGCATAAAACAAAAGTTTTATTAGATAGTACACCCAAAGAAATAAACGCAAAATTTAGATTTTTCAAAAATGAAAATGAGGAATTACCAATTGAACTTTTAAAAGATTTGTATCTTGAAACAAAAGACAACAAGGTTTTAATTTTTCCGAATAGTAGAGGACGTGCAGAAGAAGTTGCTGTAAAACTTCGAAAAATTTCTGATCGAGTAAAAGGGCATCCAAATTACTTTTCTCACCATTCATCAGTCGATAAAGAAGTAAGAGAATATGTTGAATATTTTGCGAAAAATAATAATCGACAAAACTTCTGTATTTCTTGTACATCAACTTTAGAACTTGGCATAGATATCGGTACAGTTGATGAAGTGGTACAAATAGATGCGACACATAGTATCGCATCATTAATTCAAAGAGTAGGACGAAGTGGTCGAAAAGATGGTGAAAAAAGTAATTTATATTTATATGCTACAAATAAATGGACTTTGTTACAAGCTATTTCCTGTTGGCTACTGTATAAAGAGAATTATATTGAACCTCCGCAAAAAAATGATAGACCATATGATATTTTAGTTCATCAAGCATTATCAATAACTAAAGGAAAATCAGGGATTAAATTAGCAGAATTAATAAATCAACTAAAAAGAAATTTTTCATTTGTAAACATTGATCAAAATGAAATAAAAGAAATCCTAGAATATTTAATAGATATCGATTTTCTTGAGAGAATACAAACGGAGGTAATTATTGGAATCGAAGGTGAAAAAATAGTTAATAATCGAGAATTTTATAGTGTATTTAAAACAGAAGAAAGTTTTAAAGTTGTAAACTCTGGAAATACTATTGGCGAGATACCATTTACAACTCAAATTATTGAAGATGAAAATATTTTTCTTTCAGCAAGAATTTGGAAAATAAAGTACATTGACCAAAAAGCAAAAAAAATCGAGGTTATCCCTACGAAAGATGGGAAAATTCCTAAATTCTTAGGTATTGGAGTTATTATTCACCAGAAAATTCGAGAGAAAATGTTTGAAGTTTTGTATTCCACTACAGAATACGATTTTCTAGATAATTCAAGTTATGAAGAGTTAGAAATAATGCGAAAAGAATTTTCCGTATTCAATATAAATAATTTTACAAATGAAAGACCTTTACTTTCATCTGAGAAAGAAATTATCTTGTATACATTCACAGGAACTAAAATCAACAGAACAATACAATTGCTTTTAAATATTGTTGGAATTAAAAACAATCTAGACGAAAAAACAAGCACTTTTGAAATTGAAATACCAAAACAAGATCTCTTTCAAAAATGGGAAGATTTACTAGAATCACTACCAAAAATTGATACCCACATTTCAAATCTTTTGCAACAGTCCCCTAGCATTTTAGATTTTTCAAAATGGGGAAATTACTTACCAGATAATTATAAAGTAAAGCTACTTAAGGATAAATATTTTGATATTGCAGAAACTCTTTCATATTTAGAAGAATTGAAACTTGTTGAAAATAAATAG
- a CDS encoding tellurite resistance TerB C-terminal domain-containing protein, which yields MDFFILSILVFFLILILINVFKPNPNNTKQNTNNTRLFSEKKLEIKNLMSDQQNYNNSTNQLSTAPKKDIIEDTIIDVSDQTYKIYYPLIKNDTEVPYWKHQYVYSYNEIENATIEQKHFYNRFKTYFLNDTCLDLEGNTNYAFILLFDLINEYDKHLNLSKLINQIKVLEQYYPITKYYGDKYLSKKLVSSFSNNSLNNRSYTNLPDLYEQTLEYDYWKLGSKYKDKLNLSIEEEQILNKLWYPNNNFCEIEYCFIEIIKLYILIIKNIKKKFILEGTTLEKEIINISDSIAKRHYKYKYGSDNYNYSIENIQRELYSNIFKICENSVRELYNHKRKLNTDIYSSSTELKNEIETKITSKIKEIIPNLIITVSPPDELTEIQLNAQNTSRWKVKLEQITANYKNNPESFFESIIQLGILNKNNPSIENIYFEGSKFIAKYDKVLSVTLYLYYIYYDLKSNTFDNKQITKTVQKILFNTNEQLHTFEKIVSELITNKNLEEAIKKVNNIYELKRKKIQLDGKTINEVQKLHSGTVDLLNEYLKDDFEDENILINSQELNNNEIEIYITQKNESQKSSNYISDLNFSEQQLYIIQLFAKSNFTIQQNEIETYAKSKGIFKNQLIDSINEICYEILDDILIEEEDELYTININYYNTITKNDKQY from the coding sequence ATGGATTTTTTTATATTATCAATCTTAGTATTTTTTTTAATACTCATTCTTATAAATGTTTTTAAACCAAATCCTAATAACACTAAACAAAATACAAACAATACTAGATTATTTTCTGAAAAGAAATTAGAAATAAAAAATCTAATGAGCGATCAACAAAATTATAATAATAGCACTAATCAATTATCAACAGCTCCCAAAAAAGATATAATTGAAGATACTATTATTGATGTAAGTGATCAAACTTACAAAATTTATTACCCTCTAATTAAAAATGATACTGAAGTCCCATATTGGAAACATCAATATGTTTATTCTTATAATGAAATTGAAAATGCTACAATTGAGCAGAAACATTTCTATAATAGATTCAAAACCTATTTTCTCAATGATACATGTTTAGACTTAGAAGGAAACACAAACTATGCATTTATTCTACTATTTGATTTAATAAATGAATATGACAAACACTTAAATCTCTCAAAATTAATCAATCAAATTAAAGTATTAGAGCAATACTACCCAATTACAAAATATTATGGTGACAAATACTTAAGCAAGAAACTTGTGTCAAGCTTCTCAAACAATTCTTTAAATAATAGAAGTTATACCAACTTACCAGACCTATATGAACAAACTTTAGAATATGATTATTGGAAATTAGGGAGTAAGTATAAAGACAAATTAAATCTTTCAATTGAAGAAGAACAAATTCTTAATAAATTATGGTATCCAAATAATAATTTTTGTGAAATAGAATACTGTTTCATCGAGATTATAAAATTGTATATTTTAATAATAAAAAACATTAAAAAGAAATTTATTTTAGAAGGAACAACATTAGAGAAGGAAATAATAAATATTTCTGATAGTATTGCTAAAAGACATTATAAATACAAATACGGTAGCGATAATTATAATTATAGTATCGAGAATATTCAGAGAGAATTATATTCAAATATTTTCAAAATTTGCGAAAACTCTGTTAGGGAATTATACAACCACAAAAGAAAATTAAATACAGATATTTATAGTTCTTCAACTGAATTAAAAAACGAAATTGAAACAAAAATAACTTCTAAAATAAAAGAAATCATTCCTAATTTAATTATAACAGTTTCACCACCTGACGAGTTAACAGAAATACAATTAAATGCTCAAAATACAAGTCGATGGAAAGTTAAACTTGAACAAATAACAGCAAACTATAAAAACAATCCAGAATCGTTTTTCGAGTCTATAATACAACTTGGAATTTTAAATAAAAATAATCCCTCAATTGAAAATATATATTTTGAAGGATCAAAGTTTATTGCAAAATATGATAAAGTTTTATCAGTTACTTTATATCTATACTACATATATTATGATTTAAAATCTAATACATTCGACAATAAACAAATTACAAAAACTGTTCAGAAAATACTTTTTAACACAAATGAGCAATTACACACTTTTGAAAAAATTGTAAGTGAATTAATTACAAATAAAAATTTAGAAGAGGCAATAAAAAAAGTAAATAATATTTATGAACTAAAACGAAAGAAAATTCAACTTGATGGTAAAACTATAAATGAAGTACAAAAACTTCATTCAGGAACTGTTGACCTTCTTAACGAATATTTGAAAGATGATTTTGAGGATGAAAATATTTTAATTAATTCGCAAGAATTAAACAATAATGAAATTGAAATATATATAACTCAAAAAAACGAATCTCAAAAATCATCCAACTATATTTCAGATTTAAATTTCTCAGAACAACAATTATATATTATTCAACTATTCGCAAAGAGTAATTTCACCATACAACAAAATGAAATAGAAACTTACGCAAAATCAAAAGGGATCTTTAAAAATCAATTAATTGATAGCATAAATGAAATTTGCTATGAAATATTAGATGATATTTTGATTGAGGAAGAGGATGAATTATACACTATAAATATAAATTACTATAATACAATTACTAAAAATGATAAACAATATTAA
- a CDS encoding ATP-binding protein yields the protein MINNIKPKEATAIINSLIGGVVPKIGVQHITVGRSEEINAVVGALEDVKNGHSMVKFWIGDFGSGKSFMLHLLNTVALKQKFVVANADFTPDNRLYSNDGKAVSLYSAIIDNIAIQTKPEGGALSTLLEKWIEQIINKTASDNNISITNIRSDEYLNVIKNNIMQTINEITEVGGYDFGLVVMKYYEGYIKDDENLRRNALKWLKGEYRTKTEAKQDLGVREIINDLNYYDMLKNFCKLFVSMGYSGFMINLDEAINLYKISTSVMREKNYEKILAIYNDCFQGKVANLFFNFAGTKEVLENERRGLFSYNALKSRLVTNKFETANIRDFAQPVIKLMPLDHNEIFVLLKKLKHIFDYNYKSNISIDDIEIQQFMEEIFNKPGATEFLTPREVIRDFLNILNIIRQNPTLDKKTLFRNLEISDERPNEGLLDNIEEL from the coding sequence ATGATAAACAATATTAAACCAAAAGAAGCAACTGCAATAATTAACTCATTGATCGGTGGTGTTGTTCCAAAAATAGGAGTTCAACATATAACGGTTGGACGTTCAGAAGAAATCAATGCTGTAGTTGGTGCATTAGAAGATGTTAAGAATGGACACAGTATGGTTAAATTTTGGATTGGTGATTTTGGTTCAGGTAAATCTTTTATGCTTCATTTACTAAATACAGTAGCATTAAAACAAAAGTTTGTAGTTGCCAATGCAGACTTTACACCTGACAATCGATTGTACTCAAATGATGGGAAAGCTGTTTCCCTCTATTCAGCAATTATCGACAACATAGCAATTCAAACAAAACCAGAAGGCGGTGCATTATCAACATTACTTGAAAAGTGGATTGAACAAATCATAAATAAAACTGCATCAGATAATAATATCTCTATAACGAATATTCGAAGTGATGAATATTTAAATGTTATTAAAAATAACATTATGCAGACTATTAATGAAATCACTGAAGTAGGTGGCTATGATTTCGGTTTAGTTGTAATGAAATATTACGAAGGTTATATTAAAGATGATGAAAATCTCAGGAGAAATGCATTAAAGTGGCTTAAAGGGGAATACAGAACAAAAACTGAAGCAAAGCAAGACTTGGGGGTTAGAGAAATAATTAATGACTTAAATTATTATGACATGCTTAAGAATTTTTGCAAATTATTCGTAAGTATGGGCTACAGTGGATTCATGATAAATTTAGATGAAGCAATAAATCTTTACAAAATTTCGACTTCAGTAATGAGAGAAAAGAATTATGAAAAGATCCTAGCAATTTATAATGATTGTTTCCAAGGAAAGGTTGCCAATTTATTTTTTAATTTCGCAGGCACTAAAGAAGTATTAGAAAATGAAAGAAGAGGTCTTTTTAGTTACAATGCTTTAAAATCTAGGCTTGTAACAAATAAATTTGAAACTGCTAATATAAGAGACTTTGCACAACCTGTTATCAAATTAATGCCGCTTGATCATAATGAAATATTTGTTTTACTTAAAAAATTGAAACACATATTTGACTATAATTACAAAAGCAATATTTCTATTGATGATATAGAAATTCAACAGTTCATGGAAGAAATATTTAATAAACCAGGAGCTACAGAATTTTTGACTCCTAGAGAAGTAATCCGTGACTTTTTGAATATTTTAAATATAATAAGGCAAAATCCTACATTAGACAAGAAAACACTTTTTAGAAATTTAGAAATTTCCGATGAAAGACCTAATGAAGGATTACTTGATAATATAGAAGAATTATAA